From the genome of Bos indicus isolate NIAB-ARS_2022 breed Sahiwal x Tharparkar chromosome 2, NIAB-ARS_B.indTharparkar_mat_pri_1.0, whole genome shotgun sequence:
ATCAGCACACTCACACCAATCAGCTGTGAGTGCCGTCAGTGCGCCTGCTGCGATGGGGCCATAGATAAGGATTTTCTTGGGGCCCAGGGACACTAAGTCTGGCCCTTCTTATTCCCACGGCAAGCCAGGGATCCACTGGGTGCTAAGGTACCTTGACTCTAGCTGCCCTCCTGCAGTGCCACAGAAGGATCACTGGGTCCTGTAACTGGGCTGCCCTGCCCTGAGGTGGATGGAGGGGGAGCCAGTTCTTGTGTCCAGAGGGACTGTGCCCCACTGTCCCTCCCCAGACTGAAAACTCTGTTCTTGGCCATGTAAAAGGAATAAAGCCTTTCACCGTGAGCACATTGAGCTGGTGCTGGTGTGTTGCTGATCAAGTTTGAGGCTCCCTTGGCTGTAGTCCAAACCACCTTTTGCCCAGCCCAGCCTCTCTGGCTTCTCAGGACACAAGGGAAGAGCCAAACCCCATCATCATAAAATAACAGAATATTAGGGCCAGCTGGAAGGGGCCAGAGAGCCACCTTTACCACCTGCCATTTTAGCGATGAAGATATACAGTTTGCCTGTGAGAGTCTCTAATCCCCTACACACTGCAAgtgttttcatataaaaatgaggTGCCTGAACTCATATCTTGATAAATGGTAAAATTCTTCTCCCGTCCCCCCTCTGATCTTGAGCTTCCCTCTCATCTCCATTGGAAATGGCATGTGAACTGCTTGTTCCAAACCTGGAGGAGCAAAGGTAATTTATGTCAACAGAGCCGTGTCAAAACTGCTCTGATCAAAAGCTGACAGCGCTCCACACCTGGGCAGGCAGTTACAGTGAAGGGAAGCAAGGCTTATCTAGTGCCCTGGCCTGGGTGGACTGGACTCCAGGCAAATCTTAGAGGAGTTAGCCCCCTCACCCCTGGTGGTCTGATGCCCCTATACACCAGCTTATGCCCAGGGAGGGAGCTTGGGCAGACCTAGAGGGTCAGAGTCAGTGCCAATCTCCAGGGACAGTGTAGCGCAGCCAGACCCTACGATGTCCCGTGGAGGGGAGTGTGGGAATGGGGCAGCAGGAGGGGTGGCTGTTCTCAAAAATCCTTAAGGTCCCTTCTAGGTTTATCTGTTTACCACCAGGAGGCACAGCGTGGAAATGACAACCCTAGActcctggggttggggggagtaAGGTGTTTCCAGATTGGTCCTGACTGCCACGTGGGCCTCTCATAATTGGCTAGCTGGACAGTGAAGCCCATCACCACTCTGGCTTTATTCAAGGGCACCTCCAACAAACACTCACACCCCTTAACTGACTGTGTCCAGGACCCACATGTTGTCTCTCTCTCCAGGGACTGACCTGAGTGTAAACTTCCCCAGCAGGGAGCTGAGTCTCCTGTCGACCTGAAGCTGTGCCTAGTTCTCCTGGAAGTGAGATGGATAGCCCCTGCTCTGGGAAGGGGATGGGGCCATGCCCAGCTGCCCAGCTCTCTGGGTGCTGACGTGTGGTGCACCCCAGAGCCGCCCAGGTTTCCCCTGAGGGCTGCCCCAGTGGCTGAGCTAGCATCCCAGGCATCCTCAGGCTAAATAAGGAGACTGTGTGGGTCAGGGAATGGAGGCTGGGTCCCCGGGGGCTTGGGGCAGCCTCGCCAAAGAAGGCAAGGAGGGGAGCCATGTATAAAACCTGGGCCTGGGGCTGAGCAACTACCTGTGCCCTGGCCCTGCCGTTTGGAAGGCCATGCCGCCTGCCACCCAGCAGGGTGAAGCTGAGCCCTCACAGCGAGTCTAGATCTTCAGGTCAGCCTAGACACTCTCACATAGGGGGATGTTCTGAACCTACAGGGAAAAGGCTGAAATTCGGAATCTCTGTGTCAACCTAGACCTCTTTGTTTCCTGCTCCCCAGCTCCTGCCAGAAAACCAGCGGCTGTGTTCTGCTCCgctgcagcccctccccctgGATGTATGCTGGATATCAATGACCCCCAGGTTCAGAAAGCAGCCATTCGCATCCAGGCCTCTTACCAGGACGACAGGTAAGGGGGAGCTCTGGAGAATTGCTGGAGGAAGGGAGCTGGAGCTGCAGAACGCTCACGACTGCATTTGGGGGATGGGGGTAGACTGTATTTGGGGGGTTGgggagactgatgctgaagctgaaaccccaatactttggccacctgatgcgaagacctgactcattggaaaagactctgatgctgggaaagattgaaggcgggaggagaacggatggatggttggatggcatcaccaactcgatggacacgagtttgagtaagctccaggagttggtgatggacagggaagcctggcggtgctgcactccatggggccgcaaagagtcggacacgactgagtgactgaactgatactgactGAGCACAGTGTCATGTACCTGTAGGGTCACTGGACTTAGAGTAGAGCGGTTTctgaggggtggaggggtggCTGCCAGAGAAGACAATTTTACTAACAATTCAGGAGCGGCTGCCTTCCCTACCCACCCCCACACGTTTAAGGGTCTAGTGGGCTGGGTGGTGGATGGGGAGCAAGGGATGCTGTACGGATGGACAGGGCTGCAGGTGGGCCCGGGCCGTGTCATGAGAGCTTGGGGCCTGACTTGGACCGTGCGGGTGGGTCCTGGAAGGAGCTGCGCGAGAAGGGGCCACCGAGAGTGTTGGAGCCGCTGAAGGACGTGGTGCTGCTGATGGAGGGCGGCGCGGCGAAGCTGACTTGCCGCGTTTCGGCTTTCCCGGACCTATTCATCCGCTGCGGCAAGGACCGCAAGGAGCTGCGCGACGGGCCCAAGTGTCGTTATGTCTTCAAGGACCCTGACGTAGTGGCACTGGTGGTGCACGATGGCGAGATGGCAGATCTGAGCCAGTACAGCGTCAACGTAACCAACCCCTTCGGCCAGTGCTCCGACTCGGCGCGTATCCTTGTGGAAGGTACTACGCGCCCTGGGGGCAGCGTCACCGCGCGGAGTAGCACCAGTTGGCGGGCGCCCACAGCCTGGTCTTGCTGCGCTTACCGCTGGGCCTCCCCGAGTCCTCCTGGGGATGTGGCCCAGCCCCCGCACAGCCTGAGCCGCAGACCAGGGCGCAGCGCCGGCCGTGCGCGTACTCCTTTCCTACCCACAGAATTCCATCCCATCCAGCCTATGAAGTCCGCTAAGGGCTTCAGTCACGCTATTCCAGGGCCCCAAGGTCACTGCGAGCCAGAAGCAGAGGCAGGGTTAGAGCCCTGGTCTTCTGGCTCTCAGCCCAGGGCAATTTCCGAGGCATCGCTAGATGTGCGAACATTTCCAGATTTTCAGCCCTAGAATCTCTATTGATCCTTCTTCGTTAACCTCTGCGAAGGGCGGGATTAGTCCCGCTTGACAGTTGAGGAGATGATGCCCCAGCGAGGTTAAAGACCTGCCCACCATCACACAGCGAGCTTAAATCCATCTAGTATTTAGAGATGGGTATTAGCTGGGGAGGTGATGCCCTGCCTGCCTCATCTCTAGGTCCTTTTACTGGGTGGcagtccctctcccttcctctagTTCCAGCGAAGATTCAGAAGGGATCGGATAAACACTAAGGCGCGCAAAGGCGCCAAGGTAACGCTGATTGCCGAGATCCTGGGTAAGCCTGCGCCCGACGTGGCCTGGGCCAAGAACGGGGAAGAGAAGAAGACTACAGGTGAGGGCGAGGACTTGCGCAAGGACAGCACCTGGAGCGGGAGCTTGGGCGGGGCGGGGGTCCAGAAATTGGCGGGAGTGGGACGGGGGCGGGGAACTGGGAGGCGAAGAATGGAGTTCAGTACCCCGGGCGGAACCCGCGTAAACtgaccccaggccctgccctccccttcttcccATCTAGAGTGTTCTTTGAGATCGGCAGTACCACCGCGACGCTGACTATCCGCCAGGCCACGCCGGAGGACAGCGGCAAGTACGAGGTGTAAGTGGAGAACAGCCTGGGCATGGACCATCCATCGCTCGCGTGGATGTGGCCTGAAAGGAACCCTCAGACCCGTCGCCCTGGCCGGAGCCCCGGGTGGGTGGGTCAGACCACCCTCCTTCATCTTGCTTAATAAAGCTGCTCTCTGACCCTCGGCGTCTATTCTGTTCTTTTGAGACGCCATTTCCCCTGCACTTGCACCCACGCTTATTCCAGATCAACACACCAAGGTCACAGAAAGTTGGGATCAGAATGTTTGGAAGGTGCCTAGTCCAGTGGTTCATTTTGCAGACAGGGAATCTGAGATATGACTTCTCTCACGGTCAAAAAGTTCCTGCACTACGAAGTCTATCACTTGCCTTCTCTTCGTTTGCATAGCTCAAGCCCCACCTTCTCCTGGGGGATTTGCACTCTGGCCCCGTCCATCTCAAGACTGGCCACACTCCCTCAGGTCTCTAGCCTCGCTCTTCCCTGGGACCT
Proteins encoded in this window:
- the SPEGNB gene encoding LOW QUALITY PROTEIN: SPEG neighbor protein (The sequence of the model RefSeq protein was modified relative to this genomic sequence to represent the inferred CDS: inserted 1 base in 1 codon; deleted 1 base in 1 codon; substituted 1 base at 1 genomic stop codon), with protein sequence MMIATTCALALPFGRPCRLPPSRVKLSPHSESRSSAPARKPAAVFCSAAAPPPGCMLDINDPQVQKAAIRIQASYQDDRSWKELREKGPPRVLEPLKDVVLLMEGGAAKLTCRVSAFPDLFIRCGKDRKELRDGPKCRYVFKDPDVVALVVHDGEMADLSQYSVNVTNPFGQCSDSARILVEVPAKIQKGSDNTKARKGAKVTLIAEILGKPAPDVAWAKNGEEKKTTGEVFFEIGSTTATLTIRQATPEDSGKYEVXVENSLGMDXSIARVDVA